CCGCCAAACTGATCGAATCCGATCCCCTGGTCAAATCCGTCAAGACCGAGGTCTCTCTGGGTGACGCGAACTCGACGGTGGACCTGATCGGTTATCTACACGACGGAGAGCGTCACGCATTCGAGGTTATCCATCGAACGGTCACGAATATCGCTGCCACCGCCGCCAAACTCGAGGGCAAGGCCTTCTCACAGGTCCGGTTCTTGTGCTCCGACTTCAACATCAAAGAGCGCGTCTGGGCCACGCTTCGCAATGCCGGTTTTGGCGATGAGTTTTTGGCCACGATCCGCTGCGATCTCTTCGGGGCCTTGCTGCGGGCACACCAGGGCAGGAGGAAAAACGCATGAATCAGATCAGCTTGAAAAAAGTGCTATGGGCTTTCATCGCCCTGCTGTTGCTATCGCGGACCGGACGAATCGTCCAGTTCTTCGAGACGCTGGACCTCGGTGGCATCCTGACGCTGGAGCCGCTTCGCAACTCACCGGAGGGGGGCCGTTTTCTCGTCACGGTGGCCCTCCTGGCCCTGGCCTTTGTCACAATCCACTCGTTCTTTCGAAAGTGAGGTTTCCCCATGAACGAAGAGCCACAACTGCAGCAAGACGATGACAACTCCGAAAGTACCTTCCCCAACGATAGCGAGAATCCAGGCAATCCTCCGGAAGATCACGTCGCCGATGAACCCGTCGTCGACCCTCAAGCCGATGACACTGCGGGTCTGCGAGGTCCGTCCGCATCGCAGGTCAGACGGCTCGACACACGCCTTCGCCGGTTGACGCGGGCATATCTGAACCAGACGAACCGATTGGAGTCGTATCTGCAGATCGTCACCGCGTGCCAGAAGCAGACCGCTGAGTTCGCCAACCATGTAATCGAGCGCCACGCGCTGCACCCGGCGGTCGAGGCCGTCGATCTCCTGACCGGTTTGATCGGCCAACTGAACGACCAGGCCAACGATCTCCTCGATGCCGCAGCGCATTGCCCGATGTTTGATCCCTTATTCGGTTCGATCGCCGAGGCGACCAGGATGGCACACGCCAAGTGTGAGCATCTGGACATGCGGTCCATCTGTCCGGCGCCGCTCGACGAGCTCGACATTGACAAGCATGAGATCCGCCAGGCCGTCTGCACCGACGACCCCGACAAACACAGGAGAGTCGAACGCACCCTCATCTCCGGCCTGATCTATCGCGGCGCCGTGCTGCGACGGGCCAAGGTCTCCGTGTATCGCCACATCCCGCAAGAACCACAGAATCGAAAGGAAAACCCATGAAGACCAAAACAGACAGCATCCAATTCTACCTGGGCATCGACCTGGGCACCACGACGACGCAGATGGCCGTCCTCGATGAAACGGGCGCTGCGAAGGTCATCCCCAACGCCGACGGCGACCTGACCACACCGTCGATCGTCTCGGTCGCCGGCAAGAACCCCGTGGCCGGCCGGGCCGCCAGGCAGGACAAGTTCGTCGAACCCGAACGGGTGGCTGAACTCTTCAAGCGGTACCTGCACGTCGAGCCGCCGCCGGCGCTCGTAACCTCAGCGGACGGCACCCCGTTCAATCCTGTGATGCTCTCGGCCGAACTGCTGCACTATCAAAAGCACAGCGCCGAGCGAATCACAGGCCACACGTTCAAGAAGGCCGTCATCGGGGTCCCCGCCTACTTCGAGCAGCCGGCCCGCCTGGCCACCAAACAAGCCGGCCTCGTCGCCGGTTTCGAAGAGGTCCGCATTGTCGACGAACCGACGCTCGCCGCCGTCTTCTACGGCCTGGCCAAGGGCAAGGCCGCCAGGATCGCCGTCTTCGACTTCGGTGGCGGCACTTTCGATATCAGCATCATGGACGCCAAAGAAGACGGTCAGATCGAACCGCTGGCCGTGGACGGCGACCCGGAGTGCGGCGGCAGCAATGTCGATGAAGCCATCTTCCAGCAGGCCAGGCAGTTCGTCTCGGGCAAAGGCGGCCAGTTGAGCCCGGAAAAGGACCTCGCCGAATGGCTCGAGGTCCTCGACCGGTGCCGACAGGCCAAAGAGACCCTCGCGCGCAGGGACACCGCCGTGATTCCCGTGCGGATCGGCGAGACGCGCACTTCGATGGAACTGACCTACGACCAGTTGAAGGAGCTTTGCCACGACATCATCGAGAACCTGCGGCAGTGCTGCCAACGGGCCCTGGAAAAGGCGAAACTCCAGCCCTCACAAATCGACACCGTCCTGCTGGTCGGTGGCAGCACGCGCCTGCGCTTTGTCCCGGAGTTGGTCCGGGAGATTTTTGGCAAAGACCCGGTGACCGACGCCGACCCGGACATGACGGTAGCCAAGGGCGCCGCCATCGTCTCGGCAGCCTGTTTTGGCAAGCCCGATCAGACCATCCTCGTCGAGAACAGAAAATACCTGGCCTCGGCGGTCCGGCCCCAGATAACAATCGCGCCGCGAGACCTCTGTGTCGCCGTTGTCAGGAAAAAGAACAACGGAGACAGGGAGGAGTACAACGTTCCCATCATCCCGGCCGGGTCCCGACTGCCGTACGAGGCGAAGGAGCGATTCAGTCCGGTCGATGCCGCAACGAATGCCGTATACGTGAAACTCTACGCCGGTCACGCCGGCGAACGGTCCAGTAGCTGCACGCCGTTGCAGGAAGCCGAGGTCCAGGTCCAGCCCACCGATCAGGCGAACAACACCGACCGCATCGAGTTCGCCATCCACATGGACGCCGAAGGTCTCGTCGATCTCAATGTGCGCGACATGCTGCTGGATCGGCCTGTGCCGATCCGGTTCAAGCTCGATACCGGGCTCTCGGACAGTGATATCGAAGAGGCCCGAAAACAGCTTCGGGCTAGGCACAAATAGCCCCGGCCGCCATGGCCACAAGATGGAAAAGGAGCAGATCATGAACGAACTCTTGGAGTTGATCGACTCGGCAACGCGCGCAGGCGCCGATCTTCTCAAGCGGCTGTCGGCCGGCGCGTTCAAGGCCAACACAGCCGTCAGTATGCGGCAGCCGCCTTCACCCTCGGTCACCGACGACAACGCACCACGGGATACAGCGATAGTGATCGACGTATCCGGGAGCATGGGAGCCTGTGACTATCCGCCTTCGCGGCTCGATGGCGGAATCCAAGCGGGCATGACGTACGCCCACGCCCGCGCCATGACGCATCCTGGCGACCGGATCGCGGTCATCTCGTTCAGTGATGAGGCCCAGGTCGTACTGCCGCTGACGCCTGTCACCAAGAGAAGGACAATCCAAACGGCGCTTCGCAAGTTGACAATTGAAGGCGGCACGGATCTGGCCAAGGGGCTTGAGGCCGCGGCCCGGCTCTTTGAAGACGAAGGGTCAACCGGCCGTCGAAGGCACGTCGTCATGCTCACCGATGGGCGGGGAGGCGAGCCGCTGAAGCAGGCCGCCAAACTCAAGAACAAGCTCGGCGCGGTAATCGACGTCGTGGGCATCGGCGGAACGCCCGACGCGGTGAACGAAGCGCTGCTGCGCCAAGTCGCCACGACCGATCCCGGTGGCTTCTGCCATTACCGGTTCATCCGGGACCCCGAGACGCTGTCGAGCCACTACAAGCAGTTGGCCAAAGGCCTCGTCTGGAACGGACCTGCAGAATGATGGAGGTCGCGACCATGGCGCTATGCTCACAGACCATCAGTATAACCGTCCGGAGTCCGCCGATTCCGGTCACAGTGACGACCTTGTCGACGAGCATATGAAAGGGATAACGATGGGCCTGCTCACAAACCTGATCCTCGGCCTCGGTCATCTGCTGCTGGTGGCAGTGGACCTGCTGTTTGTCCTTCTGCTGGCCAGAATGCTCAGCTACCGATGGCACAGCCGCTGGCTGATGGCTGTCAACGCAGCGGGCAAGCCGTATCTCGATTGGCTTACCGGACGAATCGAGCGGACCTTGCGCCGTGTCGGTCAGAAAGCCCCCTCCGAAAGGATTGTGCTGTTTGTCGCGATGGTGGCGATCAGCCTCATGCGGCTTCTGTTCACCGGCTGGCTTGCTGGGAAGCGCTATCTATGACCACCGGCCAAGCGTATCACATCCTGGGCCTCAGACCGGGCGCCGGCCGAATGGAAATCGAGCGGGCGTATATCGCCGCACTGGGGCGGCTGCAGCGGCAGTTGGTGCCCGGCACGCCATTGGCCGTTCGCCGGAAGGCGCAGGAGAAGATCACCGAACTGACGTGTGCGTACCAGCTTCTTAAGAGCGTCGCTGCCCCGACAGTCCAACCGACGCCGCCGGTGTCCGTGCCCTCGGGCCCCACACCTTCACGCCCAGCCCACTCATGGGTCCTGCCGGCCGGTTTTGCTGTGGCCGCCCTCGTGCTCGTTGCCGTGGTGTTCGGCATGCGGTCTTCACCTGCCCCGCAAGAACCGAAGACGGCACGGCTTCGCGTCCTGTCGGTGCCCTGGTCCTATGTGACCGTGGACGGCCAATCTCTGGGGCCCAGCGGTCAAGTCGAGGCGTTCATACTGACGCCGGGAGATCGCACAGTCGTGTTGCGCCAGGGCGAGCGAATCCTGTCACAAACTGTTCATCTGGCAGAAGGCTCTGAGACCATCGTCAAGGCACAACTTGAGAAAGGGTACATCGATGTGGCACAAAAGTGAATTCGATCACCACAGCGGCGTGGCAAATCGCAGTGCGAAGTCGCACTGGACGCAACGGCCTCGACGGCTGCTGTGTGGCCTCGTCGCTGTCGCAGCCTTGCCGTTCGCCGCAGGCTGCTCGCCGGAGTTATACGCTCTAAGTGCAATCGTCGTCCCGCTGGCGTACAGGCATATGAATCAAGGCGGGCCAGGAAGCAGACCCAATGCGGTGCAGATGCGTACCGATCGGCCTCGCATCCACACACAGCCGGTTCATACAGGCATCCTGCATGCCGCACATGACACCCGACAGCCCCAAACTTCAAGCTCGTCGGCCCATCAAGAAAGGTCGCAGGGCCCACAGCCAACAACACCATCACTCGTCACACAGGGCGCTCTGGCCTACAGGGAGATGCGCTGGGAGGACGCGAAACGATTCCTCACCGAAGCGATCGTCGAAGGAACGTGTACAGACTCTGAATTGAGCACCGCACATGCCCTTCTGGGGGCCATTGAGTACCAGCAGGGCAATGCCCGGGCCGCCAGGACGCACTTCGTGGCGGCGTATCGATACGACAGGCAGATGCAGTTGTCACCAGATGTGTTTCCGCCGCACCTGGTGGACTTCTACAGAACGGTCAACGGTGTCAAAGGTCCGTAGACGAGGCTCTCCGATGCATACCGCCAACGACAACGTTGCAGATGAAACAATCGAGACGGTGATCTGCATGCATCTCGACATCCTGGGGCATGCGAATCACGGCGTCACGGAACTGCGCATCTTCGATCCGTTTGCCCAGGTGGCCTACGCCGATCGCGCAGACGCCGTTATCGGCCTGTGCCGCCAGATGGATGGCAAAGCCTCCGGCATCTACGTCGGGGTCCAGCCGCGTCCGGTCCATCTGTTCGATCTGGCGCCCAACCACTGGGTCCCGGCGCGTGGCGGCGCCGGCGGCAACTGCAGCCGCGATGAGGACGTCGAGTACATCACGGCCGCATTCTTCGATATCGATGTGACATCGCCGACGCGGCAAGAAGGCCACCCCGCGTCCGATGACGAACTCGCAGCAACCCTTCGCGTCGCCCAACAGATGGCCGGACAAGACGGTCTGGCCGGACATTCGACCGTCTGTTGCAGCGGCAACGGCCACTATGTCCTGGCCCCGATCGCTGCCGTGCCCGTAGACGGCCCCGATGTCGCGCAAAAGTTCACCAGCCTGTGCCGGCAACTGGCCGCCGGCATAGCAGGTCCACTGTCCGGCGTGCGAATCGACGCCGTCTACAACCCGAGCCGCGTGATGCGTGTGATAGGGACTGTGAACCGCAAGGGCAAGCCTCTGCCCAATCGGCCACATCGACGGGCTTGCTTCGTCACCGAGCCGGCGCAGGACAGGTCCATGACCCTGCACGAGATGGTCCGCAACACTGATGTTGCACAGATTACCACAACCCCACGAGAGTTGCCGACAGGCCTGCGATGCAACCTGAGCAAGATCGAGGAGTGCGAATTCATCCAATGGTGTCGTCGCCGCCCCCAAGAGGTCAGCGAGCCGGCGTGGTTCGCCCTGATCAGCAACCTTGCATACCTTCAAGGCGGCATCGACCTCATACACGAGATCTCCGCACGGGACACCAACCGTTACGACTACGCCGACACCGAACGCGTGATCGAACGCATGCTTCGCGAGGGCTATAAGCCCGTCCGGTGCGCGACGATCATGGGCCCCGACATGGTTCGGCCCGGACGAGGGGTCTTTCGGTGTTCTCAGGCAGCCCGGTGCCCGGTCAGGACACCGATGTATCTGGCTGCAAGCCATACGGTCTATACGAGATAGGAGGTACATACCATGCAAGACGAAATGCGAAACAAACCGGATAAGGCCTTCCGATGCGGGGCCGTCCAGGCGGCCATCTGGGCCAACCGACGCGTGGTCGACAATACCATCGTCGAGGTCTATTCGATCAGGATCGACAAGTCCTACAAGGCCGGCGAGGAATGGAAGCGAACGACGTCGTTTGTCGCCGAGGACCTTCCCAAGGTCTCCGTCGTGGCCATGGCCTGCTACGAGCACTTGCGCCTGCGCTCCTCGGAAGATGGGCCCAGTCCCCCCGAGACTCTGTTCGAGACAGGACGTGTGCACCCCAACGAGAAACCCAACAAACATGAGGAGATGTAGAAGATGAACGCGATTGACTCTTCCAACTTGGCGCCGATGGTTGTGCTGTGCGC
This portion of the Anaerobaca lacustris genome encodes:
- a CDS encoding Hsp70 family protein, giving the protein MKTKTDSIQFYLGIDLGTTTTQMAVLDETGAAKVIPNADGDLTTPSIVSVAGKNPVAGRAARQDKFVEPERVAELFKRYLHVEPPPALVTSADGTPFNPVMLSAELLHYQKHSAERITGHTFKKAVIGVPAYFEQPARLATKQAGLVAGFEEVRIVDEPTLAAVFYGLAKGKAARIAVFDFGGGTFDISIMDAKEDGQIEPLAVDGDPECGGSNVDEAIFQQARQFVSGKGGQLSPEKDLAEWLEVLDRCRQAKETLARRDTAVIPVRIGETRTSMELTYDQLKELCHDIIENLRQCCQRALEKAKLQPSQIDTVLLVGGSTRLRFVPELVREIFGKDPVTDADPDMTVAKGAAIVSAACFGKPDQTILVENRKYLASAVRPQITIAPRDLCVAVVRKKNNGDREEYNVPIIPAGSRLPYEAKERFSPVDAATNAVYVKLYAGHAGERSSSCTPLQEAEVQVQPTDQANNTDRIEFAIHMDAEGLVDLNVRDMLLDRPVPIRFKLDTGLSDSDIEEARKQLRARHK
- a CDS encoding vWA domain-containing protein; this translates as MNELLELIDSATRAGADLLKRLSAGAFKANTAVSMRQPPSPSVTDDNAPRDTAIVIDVSGSMGACDYPPSRLDGGIQAGMTYAHARAMTHPGDRIAVISFSDEAQVVLPLTPVTKRRTIQTALRKLTIEGGTDLAKGLEAAARLFEDEGSTGRRRHVVMLTDGRGGEPLKQAAKLKNKLGAVIDVVGIGGTPDAVNEALLRQVATTDPGGFCHYRFIRDPETLSSHYKQLAKGLVWNGPAE
- a CDS encoding J domain-containing protein, which encodes MTTGQAYHILGLRPGAGRMEIERAYIAALGRLQRQLVPGTPLAVRRKAQEKITELTCAYQLLKSVAAPTVQPTPPVSVPSGPTPSRPAHSWVLPAGFAVAALVLVAVVFGMRSSPAPQEPKTARLRVLSVPWSYVTVDGQSLGPSGQVEAFILTPGDRTVVLRQGERILSQTVHLAEGSETIVKAQLEKGYIDVAQK